The Acetonema longum DSM 6540 DNA segment TAGTATTTTCGTTGGTCAATCTTCTTCTTACCAATGGGAAAAGAGATAAACCGCAGCTGAGATACTAATGACAGCAGTAATCCGGTAGGGCAGATGACGCCGCACCAGATGCGGGAGAAGATCAGCGTGACGGCCATAATTCCGATTAAGATCCAGGGCATAAACCCTTGCACTGCCCTCATGCTCTCATGACTCAGCAGAGCAAAGGGCGTAAGTAATAAAAGTGCGTTTGATCCCAGCAGAAATAGAGCTACCAGCAACAGCAGCCAATAATACCGCAAGGGTTCCAGGATATTCCAAACTTCAATTTTTATCCGTAACAAACGGCTTGCCCCCATGACCCTTCCCAAACGATCGGTCAAAGCCAGTATGGCACCCATGGGACAAAGCCAGGAACAAAACCGCTTTCCCTTCAGCAGCGCTACCAGCAACGCGCCCAGAGGCACCCAGGCCCAGAACGGAACGCTCCAGTGCCAGCGCAGCCAGTTAAACAAAGACCAAGGGTCCAGGCGGGAAAACCATTGATAAATCGGCCCCTCCGGCCCGAGAGGGTAGGATAAGCTGCTGAATAACCATAAGAAAAAAGCCAGGAATAGAGACTGAACCGCTAACCGTAGAGTTTCCCGCGACACTGACCTAGTCATGCCAGATCTTTCCCCTTTCTTAGATGCCAGGGGGCTGAGCCGGTTGGCCCGTCCCTGACATGGCGGCAACCCTTGTATTTATAGTTCTTATATTCTCTATTCCACTAGAAGGGAACTCCTCCTGCTAAGGTTTTTCTTTTTGCCAGAGTCTCTATGTGCTATAGGGCAGATACTTTATTATCCTGCCATCTGTCAAGCAAATTTTTTTGGCCGAAGCCTTGGCTTATCACAAGTTTGTCACAAAATTCTTTTATCCTTGTATCAAGGAGGTAATTTTGTGATGATTGTGAAGAATACTCCCAGAACTTTGATCAGATATTCTCGCATTCTACCCAATAAAAATGCAACAAGAAATCAGTCAAAACATAAAAGAGACAAACGGTCAACTATGGATATCTCAGACTCCGCTAAAACAGAAATGTCGGGCCATACGGCGTTTAGTGCTCATCTGGAAATGGCTGAGAAGCGCTTCAAATCATAGATATCCCGACTAACATTAAGAGGCTGTCACAATCCTCAGTCTCCTTTGTTTAATATCTTGAAAGCCTAAGTGCCTACTGCAGAGTGATGCAGTAGGCACTTAGGTCCTTTCTTAAATGCAATACATATCTTCATCAGGTTTCGCTGCAAATGAGTGGCGAAACTTTAATTATTTTTTTAGGGTTAATATCCCCGGCACAGGAAGCCAAAGAGGCTATGGATCTTATGTGCAGCTTTTCTTCTTTGTCCAGAAGAGTTTTATAACTTGGGCATAGCGGCGGCGCTTGATAAAAAATATCAAAAAGGTAAATACTTGAAAGAAACAAGTCTGGCAATGAGAGGAACGATGGATAATACAGCTTTGATTTTGGCAAGACTACAATTTGGATTTACACTAACCTATCATTTTTGGTTTGTGGGTCTTACCCTCGGGCTTTCAGTATTAGTAGCAATTATGGAAACTCAGTATATAAGGACCCATGACCCCAGTTACAAAACCATGGCAAAGTTTTGGGGCCGGTTGTTTTTGGTCAATTATGCCATGGGCATTGTCACCGGCCTCGTGAACGAATTCCAGTTCGGGATGAACTGGTCAGAATACTCCCGGTTTACGGGAAGCGTCTTTGGGCCGCCCTTGGCGTTTGAGGCTTTAACCGCATTTTTCGTGGAATCGGTGGCCATTGGGATATGGGTTTACGGCTGGGATAAGGTCTCCCGGCAAGCTCATCTTGCCCTTATCTGGCTTGTGGCGTTGGCCAGCAATTATTCGGCGTTCTGGATTTTGTCGGCCAATTCCTTTATGCAGCATCCGGTAGGATACGCAGTTAATAACGGGCGCCTGGAGCTTAACGATCTGACGGCGATGATCACCAATCCGTATCTCTTCTACCAGTATTCCCATACCGTTCTATCCGGGTTGGTCCTGTCTGGATATTTTGTTATGTCGATCAGCGCTTACTATTTGCGCCGCAGGGAACATACAGGCTTGTTCCTGCAGTCCTTCAAGTCGGGTCTGGTGTGTGCCATGATTGCGACTGTTTTAGTCATTGTTACCGGACATTTTTACAACCAGTATCTGGCCTATACCCAGCCCATGAAGCTGGCGGCTTCAGAGGCGCTGTGGCAAACTACCGAGCCGGCTCCCTTCCTTGTTTTCGCCATTATCGACCAGAACAGCGGCAGGAACACTTATGAGTTAGCGCTGCCGGCGGGGCTTTCAGTCCTGGCTTACAACACTCCGCACGCCCCGGTGAAAGGAATGAATGCCTTACAAGCCGAGTTGGCAGAGCGGCACGGTCCGGGGTATTATATACCGGCAGTGACGATTTTATTTTGGAGCTTCCGCGGCATGGTCGGCATCGGCTTCTGGCTGGTTTTCCTTGCCGCTCTCAATTGCTGGTATTGGCGGAAACAACAGCTTGATTCCAGCCCGGCCCTGTTAAAAGTCACGATGTGGAGCCTGCCGTTACCCTATCTGGCCGTCACCATGGGCTGGATGATGACCGAAATGGGCCGACAGCCCTGGATTGTTTACGGGCTGCTGCTGACCGAGAAAGGCGTTTCGAAAGTTGTGCCGGCGGCGAGTGTATGGATATCTTTTATTACGTACGTGGTGGTATATACTGGCATTAGCCTGGCAGCACTTTATATTATTCGCAAAATAATTCTTGAAGGCCCTGGCAACCTACAGAAACAGGACAGGTGAAGCCATGGATTTAAACACAGTATGTTTTGGCATGTTCGGTTTTTTATTCCTGGGATATTTGCTATTGGAAGGCTTTGATTATGGCGCCGGCATGCTTCTTCCTTTCATCGGAAATTCAGACAGCGAGAAACAAGCCATACTCCGGACTCTGGCCCCGGTATGGGAAGGAAACGAAGTATGGCTCATCGCCGCCGGTGCAGTACTGTTCGCCGGCTTTCCGCACGTCTATGCCACTTTATTTTCCGGTTTATATTTTGCCCTGCTGCTCATCCTCGTGACCTTGATTTTGCGTGGCATAGCCTTTGAATTTCGTGATAAGGACAACAACCGGCAATGGCGGACATTTTGGGATTGGGCGATATTTTTTGGCAGTATGGTGCCCGCTTTTTTTTGGGGAATCGCCATTACTAACCTTCTTGCCGGTCTGCCAATTGATCATGAAATGCAATATGCAGGTTCTTTCGGCGATTTGCTAAATTTATATTCCTTGACAGGCGGCCTGGTCTTCCTGCTCTTGTTCCTGCTGCACGGATCGATTTACCTTACCTTGCGGGTGGATCATTATTTGGTGCCGCAGGTCAGAAAAATCGGCCTGATTACCGGCAAGTACGCGGTACTTGTATCCGCGGGATTTATCATCCTGTCCTTCCTGTACACGGATTTGGCAGCAAAGCTTGTTCCCGTTATGGCTGTGGCCGCATTGTTATTATCATTGATTTACTGCTGCCGTTGTTTGCAGAAAAAGCAATATGCATTAAGTTTTCTGTGCAGTACCGCTGCTATTGTTTCTGCTGTTTTGGCTATCTTCGTCAGCCTGTTTCCCAGGGTTATCGTGTCCAGCCTGAGCCCGGACTGGAGCCTTACCGTTTACAACTCGGCTTCTAACATCTTAACTTTGAAAATCATGACTATCACCATGTCAATCGTGCTGCCGCTTGTGCTCGCATTTGAGGTTTGGAAATATCATATATTCAGGGACCGGATAAATATCATTAACCCCGATGGTGAATCGCAGCGGCTACTGTGGGCGCAGCTGCATGGACAATTAATGCAATTCATTGCCCATGCAGCTGATCTCGCCGTCATTATGAAAAAAGGGGGAACAATCATGGAAAGCAACGTAATAAAATCAAATGAAGCATTAAAGGCAAGAATGATCCATCAACTGCAGGAATCCAGGGAGTTACTGCGGCGTGGCCGACGTTTGGCAAGCGCCTTTGCCAAGCTGATAAGACTGCTAAAAAAATAAGATAATTCCGGTCACGCACTCAGCGCATCACTTCATTTTAGTTGTTGATGTCTTTGTTTTGGTCCTTATCTTTGCTTTTGTCTTTGTCGTCTGTGAAGGTTTGCTTTCTTCGGAATCATCGCTAAATTTGCGTCATAACCGAGTTTTGTAACAGCCTTTATTTCAGCAGTTTAGCAGGCATAGATTGTAAAAATGCAGTAATATCTCCTTTACTTTCTGTGCAGCGGTTGCAAGGCAAATAATGCTGATTCTGTTTATATTCCCCTTGCCATGTTCGACTGCTTCGCCGCTAAGCCATTATTGACCCATGCGCAAACAAATGAGTCATATACTGATTCAAAATATCGAGACTCTTTTTTACAGAAGGCTTGCTGTGCTTGTGAGTGATTTTATAACATATTCTCTCTGGCGGTGGGTCCAGCAGTCGTTGGATAACGATCTGTCCCGACTG contains these protein-coding regions:
- a CDS encoding 4Fe-4S binding protein, which produces MTRSVSRETLRLAVQSLFLAFFLWLFSSLSYPLGPEGPIYQWFSRLDPWSLFNWLRWHWSVPFWAWVPLGALLVALLKGKRFCSWLCPMGAILALTDRLGRVMGASRLLRIKIEVWNILEPLRYYWLLLLVALFLLGSNALLLLTPFALLSHESMRAVQGFMPWILIGIMAVTLIFSRIWCGVICPTGLLLSLVSQLRFISFPIGKKKIDQRKY
- a CDS encoding cytochrome ubiquinol oxidase subunit I, whose product is MDNTALILARLQFGFTLTYHFWFVGLTLGLSVLVAIMETQYIRTHDPSYKTMAKFWGRLFLVNYAMGIVTGLVNEFQFGMNWSEYSRFTGSVFGPPLAFEALTAFFVESVAIGIWVYGWDKVSRQAHLALIWLVALASNYSAFWILSANSFMQHPVGYAVNNGRLELNDLTAMITNPYLFYQYSHTVLSGLVLSGYFVMSISAYYLRRREHTGLFLQSFKSGLVCAMIATVLVIVTGHFYNQYLAYTQPMKLAASEALWQTTEPAPFLVFAIIDQNSGRNTYELALPAGLSVLAYNTPHAPVKGMNALQAELAERHGPGYYIPAVTILFWSFRGMVGIGFWLVFLAALNCWYWRKQQLDSSPALLKVTMWSLPLPYLAVTMGWMMTEMGRQPWIVYGLLLTEKGVSKVVPAASVWISFITYVVVYTGISLAALYIIRKIILEGPGNLQKQDR
- the cydB gene encoding cytochrome d ubiquinol oxidase subunit II; translation: MDLNTVCFGMFGFLFLGYLLLEGFDYGAGMLLPFIGNSDSEKQAILRTLAPVWEGNEVWLIAAGAVLFAGFPHVYATLFSGLYFALLLILVTLILRGIAFEFRDKDNNRQWRTFWDWAIFFGSMVPAFFWGIAITNLLAGLPIDHEMQYAGSFGDLLNLYSLTGGLVFLLLFLLHGSIYLTLRVDHYLVPQVRKIGLITGKYAVLVSAGFIILSFLYTDLAAKLVPVMAVAALLLSLIYCCRCLQKKQYALSFLCSTAAIVSAVLAIFVSLFPRVIVSSLSPDWSLTVYNSASNILTLKIMTITMSIVLPLVLAFEVWKYHIFRDRINIINPDGESQRLLWAQLHGQLMQFIAHAADLAVIMKKGGTIMESNVIKSNEALKARMIHQLQESRELLRRGRRLASAFAKLIRLLKK